In Pithys albifrons albifrons isolate INPA30051 chromosome 16, PitAlb_v1, whole genome shotgun sequence, a genomic segment contains:
- the CPSF4 gene encoding cleavage and polyadenylation specificity factor subunit 4, whose product MQELIASVDHITFDLELAVEQQLGAQPLPFPGMDKSGAAVCEFFLKAACGKGGMCPFRHISGEKTVVCKHWLRGLCKKGDQCEFLHEYDMTKMPECYFYSKFGECSNKECPFLHIDPESKIKDCPWYDRGFCKHGPLCRHRHTRRVICVNYLVGFCPEGPACKFMHPRFELPMGTTEQPPLPQPTQTQQKRTPQVIGVMQSQNNNTGNRGPRPLEQVTCYKCGEKGHYANRCTKGHLAFLSGQ is encoded by the exons ATGCAGGAGCTCATCGCCAGCGTGGACCACATCACGTTCGACCTGGAGCTGGCcgtggagcagcagctgggggcGCAGCcgctgcccttccctggcatgGACA AATCGGGCGCGGCTGTTTGTGAGTTCTTTCTAAAGGCGGCATGTGGAAAAG GGGGAATGTGCCCATTCAGACACATCAGTGGGGAAAAGACAGTTGTTTGCAAACACTGGCTACGAGGACTGTGCAAAAAGGGCGACCAGTGTGAATTTCTGCATGAGTATGACATGACCAAGATGCCTGAGTGTTACTTCTACTCTAAATTTG GGGAATGCAGTAACAAAGAATGTCCATTCTTGCACATTGACCCGGAGTCTAAGATCAAAGACTGTCCCTGGTACGACAGAGGCTTCTGTAAACATG GTCCCCTCTGCAGACACCGGCACACTCGGAGGGTCATTTGTGTGAATTACCTGGTAGGATTCTGCCCAGAGGGACCTGCCTGTAAATTCATGCA CCCTCGGTTTGAACTGCCAATGGGAACCACAGAGCAACCACCACTGCCTCAGCCgacacaaacacagcaaaag AGGACACCCCAAGTGATTGGAGTCATGCAGTCTCAAAACAACAACACTGGGAACAGAGGACCCCGGCCCCTGGAGCAGGTCACCTGCTACAAG tGTGGAGAAAAAGGTCATTATGCCAACAGATGCACCAAAGGACATCTGGCCTTTCTCAGTGGACAgtga
- the ATP5MF gene encoding ATP synthase subunit f, mitochondrial, whose amino-acid sequence MAQPPVLLKDMKLMDVKLGQLPSWLAMRDFTPGGIVGAIRRGYDRYYNKYINVRKGGLGGISMVLAGYVVISYMWSYSHIKHDRRRKYH is encoded by the exons ATGGCGCAGCCGCCGG TGCTCCTCAAGGACATGAAGCTCATGGACGTGAAGCTGGGCCAGCTGCCCTCCTGGCTGGCCATGAGGGACTTCACCCCCGGCGGCATCGTGGGGGCCATTCGGAGAG GTTACGACAGATACTACAACAAATACATCAATGTGAGGAAGGGGGGCCTCGGGGGTATCTCCATGGTGCTGGCTGGGTATGTTGTGATCAGCTACATGTGGAGCTACAGCCACATCA aGCACGACCGGCGCAGGAAGTACCACTGA